In Tachysurus fulvidraco isolate hzauxx_2018 chromosome 9, HZAU_PFXX_2.0, whole genome shotgun sequence, the sequence GGACAAAAGACACATGGATTAGCTCTAGGTGATTTATTGAGGTGAGTTCATCATCTTAGTTATTAATCATAACctgaaagcaaaaagaaaaaaaatatattcagttTCTAATaatagcagatttttttttaagatcaaACATTTCACCATACATATTCTAAGCTATTATTAGAAAGATCAGTGCTATGTTAATATTAGTATTGATAAAAccattaaacaaacaacatcAGTATTAGAACAGTATAGCAAAACATATGAGAAGTATATAAGTATTTAGAGTACAGAGTATTCTCTACactaaaaaaagttaaaagttatTGAACATGTGCAGCTTATAGCagtagtaataaaaataataactgttGTAGTCGTAGTAATAGAAGTATGGCAGTATCAGGAATAATAATAgaagtaatagtaataatattagtTGTATTAGGcgtattagtagtattagtagtggTAGTAAGAGTAGAGGTTCATGAGATGGTGGTTTGCTCAGTCACCTGGTCGATCCAGTCGTTGTAGGcagacactcgggtaaagacaGTGGGTTTCTTCTCGTAGTTGCAGCCGAGGCCTGAGACAAAGCTGGCGATGCCATGCACCTCCCACAAACCCTCAGCATTCTGGCAGTTGAGAGGACCTCCAGAGTCACCCTGCAGAAACACAATGAAGGCTCAGTCATTGTATCATCTCATTGTGAGCTGGAATTTCAGCAAAGCAGGAGACTGAATGACTGAACAGTCaggatatataaatattaaaatgtaaatatttgtgaaatGGCAAAAAATATAAGAAGAAAACAGCAGAAACTGATGCATTAGGTGGATTAAAGTCAGGGCACCAAACATTTACTGATGCAATCTTATTTATGTtgataaaatgatcaaaaacCTAGTCAGATATAATGAAATGGGTTATGAATTTGTGTCAGAATATTTAGAGGATCACTGTTGAATTTGTGATAGAATAGTTCGAGGATCACTGGTGTCCTTCCAAAAGTCACCAATTAAGACCAACTTGTGTGTGAATGCACCATTAACAGATAGTGGAACATTTCCATGGAAATTGCCACGCACATTCTGACATTGACGTTAATCATTACCAGCAGCAAGTTAACTGAAAATATCGAATGCTGTCACTCACATTGCAGCCAGCGACGATGCCGTCACCACCGGCGCACAGCAGAGTATCTTTCAGCAAAGCACCCCACCAGTCAGGTTTGGAACATGTGGCATGGTCAACAACGGGCATCAAAGCCTGCTGCAGCTTATCAGAGATGGGACCTCCAGCTGGAAGACACCACAAATTACTCAAATTAAAAATTCTTAACCATTCCCAAGGCTTTCTAGACATGTAGGGTGTTAAAGTGGTGGAACCAGTAAAAGAACCAGAAAAGTCTTTTTCCTGCttttagtgtttttacattatatCCTCTGAGTAATTGCAGCGTGTCTGACACAAAACAAGTCCAGGAATAAATACTCAAAATGTACATTAAGCCATACACACATCACTTACTGGAAATTCTGCCCCAGCCGGTAATGTAGCAGGGGTAGTTGTTGGGAAGGATGCTACCAGCAGGAGGCAAGCAGCCCAACTGCACAGAGTCGCTCAGGGTCACATGTTCAGTAAGTTTTATCAGGGCAATGTCAAACCTGAGCACAAGAGTCACAtctttgtttacattatttaaatcatttattgattttcagTCTTTTAGCATTTCTTCTCACCCGAAAGCGACAAAGATGGGGTTCCACTTCTCGTTAACAATGATCTTCTCAGGAGTCATTGCTTTGGATCcagcctcctcctccaccaGGTTGTATTTTCCCACATACACACGGTAGGTGTTCTGCTTGCTGAGAGaaagttaaatgttaaaacatttaacattatcCTGAAGCGGGATGCTGTGCTCTCTTACGGAATTCTACTATACATAAGCTTGCTTGCTGTCATTGTAAGCAACAAAAAGTAGCCCATCATACTTGATACAGTGTGCAGCGGTCATCACCCAGTTGGTGGCAATCAGGGATCCTCCGCAAGTGTGTCTCCACTCAGAATTTTTCAGGTACTGCAAAGAGATCTGTGGAAGAAAGGAGTCTTTGAAGATCCAGACACAAagtataaacaaaatacagagaaaggaaagaagaatcaCCTGCCAGGGCCAGCTGTGAGGAATGGCATCCACTCCATTGACCACACGGGTGGTGAGGGGCTTGATGGGGGGATCACCACACCCCAAAGCTAAGGCAATCATCAAATTCATTAATAATGTCATGGTGTGTTCCAAGCATCAATACAGTGTACAATTCTATTGTCTTGTGACATTTATTTGAGCTTGCGCTTTGCTACATTTGCTCCAAAATCTAGCCATACGTCATCTGGTTTgctttttatacatacatatatatatatatatatatatatatatatatatatatatatatatatatatatatataagcaaagAATGTAAAGCATCATGATGCAGCTTAAAATGATCGTTTTGAGAACAACTGTTCAGATGTTGAGTCTGCTTACCGCCAGCGATGAGAACCGATGCCAAAATGAATGGAAGCATGTTGCCTTGATTCTACTGACACTTACACGTCCAGTCGAATTATATATCCTTCCTCTCTCAccctgtttataaaaaaaatatgaatttggTGATCACCTATTGGATAAAATAGATTAAATGAGTGTCAGGATTTGTGCAGCTGGTTTCAGAAATGAATTCTCATGGCcttcactctttcacacacacacacacacacacacacacacacacacacacacacacacacacttgccttGCTATCCTTGTGACAACTAACCTCAACCTTTGCTCTTTTActagatttatttatctttttaatcaaatctgcagttttgtattttttccttcacAGGGACCAACCAGAAGGTCTATCAAAGTATCTGATCTTCATTGGGTggtgtttcatttttaaacttcatTTTGAACATATAGTACATATCAGTATTTTTTTCTAAGAAAACCATTTTGGTACATTAACTGTGTTAAAGCAGGTCACCACATGGTGCTTTCTCATGTCATGTCAGGTTCCACAAACCTATTGCTTAAGCCGGATAACTAAACATCTGTAGTCCTTAAATGTGTGGCCCTAAAATTATGGCAGATTCAGTGGGAGGGAAAACTAACCCAGGctttaaataagaataaagaaaggAGCCAatactgattatatatatatatatatatatatatatatatatatatatatatatatatatatatatatatatatatatatatatggaaagtTTGGAATTGCATAGCAAATTTGAGCATGTCTGATTAACTAAGACTGTTAGATTAATTCCCCACATAATTCTCTAAACCTCTCTCTATTTCCTAAATtctctattaatctttattcaTCTTTGTTTTGCTGATTATGGACTTCAAATCAAGCTATCAAAAAAGTTCTCCAAAAACTAGTAGTACTGAGTTTAAACTATGATACATATATGGCCTTAgaaagtatttttgttttgttttttcatgtccagctttaaaaaatgtttccatCTACTTTTATATCCTTCTGGACACTCTAAGGttcataatgtttattattcacCCCTCCAACCCATATTTCTTGAACACTTATTATGGCGTCTGTTAAAAATCTTTCACATTATTTTGGTTGCTTTCAGATAATATTTCTGCTGATTTTGCCTTATGCTTGGATTATTTACTAATGTTTTagatctacagtatattttactGTAGCTTTGTATTCAATGTCTCTTTTTTCACTGGAGATGAAACAGTTGCTTGTGTCAGCACTTGCCGTCCAGGAAAAATGCAACAAATCAAAGAATtgaacaaataaagtgaaacaaCAGCAGCATTCTACATTTTCGGATGAAGGGCTCAACTTTTCCTAATTGCATAATGCCAGCCCCTATTGGCTGGCAGACATGACGCTTGTGTCTGGGGAGTGGCTCCTTACAAGAGGATTATAAGAGGAACCCCAGCATCATTACATAAATCAAAAACCTCTTCTCAAATCCTCTTCGCTTGAAACCAGAAGCCTTACATTCCTGGCACTGAATCCTGAGGGGAATCTTCTATGGCTATGCTCAGGCAGGAATAAGATCTCACTCAGGGACACACAGCTGAAACTCACCAAAGCAGCGATCAAATCTAGCCTGTCAGGCCAGGACCCCCTCGTGTCAGCTAGCACCATTCTCACTGTTACCCATTGGGTTCCTATCCATGTAGAGCTGCCCACCAAGGCAACTTTATTCTGGGGTGAAAGCTTGAAGTTAGCAGAGATTGCAAAGTCTTTCTATGACTGCAAAAGATGGCCATTAGAGCAAAATGGGCAGCAAGACAGATCCTCACGTTTTTTCCAGAGCTCCTGGAAGAGGTAGATGTCACCTAGAAAGACAAACGTTTCACAGGCAAAATGCCCATTCAAGTGGGAACTCTTCTTGACGTGGAGGGAATGGAGAAGGAGGGCTAATATGAAGGAACGTGCTTATAATTTGGTCGCTCTCTCAATCAGAGCCCTGAAAACTATCCCTATGCTGACCGCATACCAAGCAGAGCTACAGGATGAGGTGTCTGCCACGCCAGGTCAGACACATTTTGATGAAATTTTTGTGGTTATGGATCTCTATTTCTGTCTACAGAGATGCACGGTTCAGGCCCCGGGTAAGGATATGGCTACTATCTTCATTTGGGGAAGACGGCATTGGCTTAACCTGGCTAATCTATCAGACAGGGAAAAGGAAGACATTCTGGATGCTCCCGTTGTCTCAGAGGGCATTTTTAGTAGCATAGATACAAAACATAGATGCGAGGAAAAGAAGAGGGACGACAACGCTTTGCAGCGCTGTCTgcccagaaagacacagagtaCACCTCCGCCACAACCTCGTCTGACTTATGCACAAACGGTGGCTCACCTACCCTCCAGCTTTAACATTCCCAGGCGGCAGAGACCAAAACAGATGAATGCAGCGGGTCAGAGTGGTGTTCGTGAACAAAAGCCTGTCTGGCACCTGTGACAGCACAGACCGACCCACCAACTTTTCATCCTTCTCAGGTggtgaggaggaagaagaaggcaGTCTGACAGAAAGGGAGCTCACAGCCACCACCCAACTCCACACCAGCCCCGACTCATGCGCAGGCTTCCAACCCTCATTTGTTTAGTGAGAACTAATTGGGAGATTCCCAGATATTCTCTGGCAACAGAGGCCGTTCGGGCCAGAGAACATACAGCAGTGAAGAAAATGAGAGATAATCGCAGAGGTACACACTAGGGGTGGCACGGCtcacaaaacccacagttcGGTTCGTATCACGGTTTTAGAGTCACGGTTTTCGGTTCTGTACGGTTCTtggtgttattttttcttttaatcttcaacactccagaaatttccttcagcatttgatatatagcttattagcttaattatccacaatttagggtacagtattaacatttttgtaatgtaatcatgcactaactgaatttgacttgactttaagcacattattgggaccatctctgagtaaaagctaggtgagattttgatacagcaagagagacaagacattgatgatgacatgcttttcatttatttggcaaaaaaaggagaatgtgtattgttatctctacaggaacttgtgcctttttagcacacaaagactgaaattaacttgcatttatcaaactgccaacttcagtgtagctgttacaaaaaaaaatgtaaagaaaaagagaggaactctTACAAGCTCTGTCTTataaacaagtcaaaatattttaaacataaatatataatataatgtaataacaaaatataatgAGGCTATAACAATAGCATAGGCCATAATCATAAAGTCAAGCATAAGTTTTATAAACTGACATATTAGAAGTGTTACCATTAgcatattgaatgcattttgcacaatgcCTGTACACAGTCACAGTTCTATCTACTGTCTTATTTCCGTTGTCATCGTAAgtaacatgaaatccaaaatgttcccacacACCGGATTTGAATGGCACGGGTGCATCCGCCAACTCCGGGCAGCCTTCATTATCTCCCCCATTtgccatttctgcagcactccTTACTCAATTTtactgtctatatgtatgttcACGCGAAACTGTCTGAGGCGAAACTGAGCACGGTGCTACATTGCGCATGCATCGAACCGTGCGACGCACACACGAACCAAACCGAGACAAGCTAACCGAACGGTTCgggtgttttttcatgtaccgtgccacccctaatacacacccacccaccagTCACAAGCACTACACTATCGAAATTTAGAAAAAAGTTATTACTGTTTTTCACAAAGTGCcacaaaaatgtttgaaaacaTACAGAACTCCCTATTGGAGGAAAGGGTAAAAGGAGTGGTTCCGACGGAGTAAAGAAAAGTTGCTTTTACTCAATTAACCTTCTGGTCCCAAGAAAGGCAGAACCACATCCCCTCAGTATGTGCGTCGCTCTCAGAGGTAAGAGGTTAGCACTGGCCGCAGTATCATGCATGCCAAGGTGTGTAAGAGGATTGATCTGAGACCTCCCAGACTGTTTATATATGCCACTACCGTAGTGTTGTCCGTTCTCACGAAAACATAGTGCACCTTTAGGAATGGGAGAAAATGCCTCAGCATCAGAAAAACTGACAGCATTGGCCAGATGTCAGTCCCATCTCCCACTTACTGATCTGCACTTGTGAGTGGTCCCCAACCAGACAATGTCATGGCCAATGTTATGATCAATGTATGTTCGCTTGTGCTTTATTCTGACTGAGCTGCCACCAACCAGTTGTTTATGTACATAGCGAGACGAATGCCTTACTCTCTGAGCGGATTAAGGGCCACTTCTTTACATTTGACAAACACTCTCGGGCTGAGAGACATTCTGAAAGGGAGAACCAAGTACTTGTATTCCACCCCACAGAAAATACATAAGGTTTGCATTTCAGGGGGTGGAATACAAGTACCTTGGTTCTCCTTTCGGTCTGTCTATGACAGAATTGTACAGGATTGGCCCTTACTCCACTCAGAGAGAAAGGCATTCGTCTCGTCATGTACATAAACAACTGGCTGGTGGCAGCTTAGTCATAATAGAGCATGAGAGAACATACATTGATGCTCATAGAGCATCTATAGTAACTGGGCTTAAAATTGAACACAGAAAATAGTGTTTTAATTCCCACACAATCGATAATGTATCTGGGTTTATCACTGGACACTTGTCAGAGGGGAGAGTGAAAAAATTCACTCAATGTCTGGCTATGTTTCAGAGGGAAAACGATGTTTCCTTTCACACATGCCTCAGGCTATTGAGACTGATGGCCTTGGCCTTAATAGTCGTTCCCCTTGGCAGACTATTTATGAGGGAGTTTTAGCAATGGGTTGCTTCACTAAGGCTAGACCCCTTATGGCACTCTCGGAGGAGAGTGAAGGTGACATCAGCAGTGGTGTTGGCACTGCGCCAGTGGAGACACTCATTGGGGTGCCCATGGAGGTTGTTCAGGCCAGAATGGTCATAACATTGGACACATAATTGTCCGGTTGGGGAGCACTCACGAGGGCAGATAAGTGCAGAAAGGGGGAGACGGGACCGACATCTGGCCAATCTCCACATAA encodes:
- the ela3l gene encoding elastase 3 like, which produces MLPFILASVLIAGALGCGDPPIKPLTTRVVNGVDAIPHSWPWQISLQYLKNSEWRHTCGGSLIATNWVMTAAHCINKQNTYRVYVGKYNLVEEEAGSKAMTPEKIIVNEKWNPIFVAFGFDIALIKLTEHVTLSDSVQLGCLPPAGSILPNNYPCYITGWGRISTGGPISDKLQQALMPVVDHATCSKPDWWGALLKDTLLCAGGDGIVAGCNGDSGGPLNCQNAEGLWEVHGIASFVSGLGCNYEKKPTVFTRVSAYNDWIDQVMINN